The segment GAAAATCTGCCATCAAAGATatcatattaaattaataattaaataccCAGTTACTGAAAAATGAACTCAAAGAATTCcgattccgattccgattccgATTCTCACCCCGTCGTAATTGCACATAAAACCGTCGGAAATGAATATTTCCAACTttatatattttcttatatacTAAATgcaatatctttttttttttttttttttttttttttgaatttttaaaatcaGTTTTGAAAGGGTAAAACTACATATAATTCATTGTTTGGCTTACCTTACTCAATCTATGCCATTCAACTTGTAGGTGAATGAGCTGCATCTGCATCTGCATCCGATCCATCTTCAGATGAACTATCACTATCTGAATCTGCATAATCATTTATCAAACAAATACATTACAACAAAACTAAACTACTCAAAATGTTGATTATTACAACTTAAGaatcaaattaaatataaaaacttACCACTTGAAGATGATCCAGAATCACTACTAGAACTGCTTGAACTACTAGACCTACTACTGCCAACCCCATTATCTCCTCCTTCACCACCACCACTTCCAGCAATGCTCTTCTCACCTCCTTCAACACCATTAACAAACATTCACAATTTAATATCAAATCAATAACATCATTCATTCTTAGATAGATAAAGATAATCTTActtgttttattattttcttttgggGCCTCCATAGTGGATGTCATAGGGTTCGGGTTCTGCATTTACATCTTAAAATGTAAAATTTGGAggataaaaagaaaaagagacaGTAGTATAATGATATAATCTTACTTGTAACACAGTTCGATTAGCTTGTTGAGCAAGTTCAGCTCTCCTTCTGTGTTTACTCAAACTCTTCTTGTAATTTGTGACAAACCGATCGAGTTCCCATAGAGTTTCTATATCAACACTATCGATATCAACTTCAATCTCATCATCATGTTGAGAAAGTGAAGTGTTCTTCTTTTTGATGATTTGGACAATGTTGTCGAGCTTTTCGGAAGGTAGGCTTTGAAGATTTGTACTCAGTTTTTGCTTCTCTTCATATGTCATGTTCCTCTTGTTGGGATCTTTAGCTTTGGGTTTCTTGGGTGCTGGTGTCCTACTTGGAGGGGCAATTTTGGGTTTTGGACGATTCATGAAAGGTAAAGACATGGATTCTGACCTGTACAGTGTTCTTGATGGAGCATGTGCAAAATGAGGAGCTTTTCTTGAAGTGGGTGTTCTACTTGTTGGAGTTGGAGTGTTTGCATCATAAATCATTCCATATCTCCAATCTGGGTTTGATTCAGATTCAATCACTGACCACCTTTCTTCAAAAATATTTGATAATTGTTCTGCCATAACATGTACATCTTGTCCTTTTGGATTATATGTCATGGCGTTGTAAAAAGTCAGCCTCACATCCTCTGCAAACTCCATGGGAGACTTGTAGAAGTTTTGAGCAAGTCGACTCTTAATTGTGCCAAAATCCATCGGGTGTTTGATTATGTCATGGTAATCATGGAGTCCAAGAAGCTTTGCATTAACAGGTTCGTTAAACACCCAACCATGTTTGTGCTTCATCAGCCTCTGAAGCAAATTGTTGCAGTTCTTGAACATTTGATTCCTGTGTCTTTCATGTCCAGAAGAATAATCTGATTCCTTGCTGTGTTTTCTTCCACCATTAGCTTTCTGCCTCTTGTTGGTTTCAGGTGGTAATCTGTCTTTTCCAAGAAGGAAATCTGAATTCCTGTAATACTGATTAGCCTTTGGTgtccttttttctttttcaacaAACTCACCGACTCCATGGTTGTTATCCACAACTGATACATTGAGTTGCCTAAAAGGCCTCATGTCGGTATTGGGAGCCGAACCCATATCAGAATTCAGTCTCATCAAGGCTCTCCTGTCCACAAAATCAGTACCCATTTCTGAATTCACTCTGAGCAAAGCTCTCCTCTCGATGATATCATTACCTGAATACTGTGAATGACTGTAAGCTTCAACGTCGGCAGGAACAGCAAGAACAGCGGAGAAGGTGGTTAGCTCAGCTTCTTTATCTTCAAGTTTCTGAGATACACGTCGGACTTGATTAAGCTCGGCTCTCAGCTTCTCTCTAAGCTCGATAATCTCATTCTTAGCCTTCGCCGCTTTTAAATTAATCCTAACCCGATCGCCGACAATAACAACAACCGGTT is part of the Lactuca sativa cultivar Salinas chromosome 7, Lsat_Salinas_v11, whole genome shotgun sequence genome and harbors:
- the LOC111913599 gene encoding transcription factor GTE4, whose translation is MASGILDADKISKGKSKWGEGNKVYTRRFKRIAKNTTAAAPSSPTTTDTVAATSPPTTRTNTSNPTSPPTASNNEQNLATEDANSEHQHTLSPVVEVSDDHSVQIAASPNQPTGNGVIKPVVVIVGDRVRINLKAAKAKNEIIELREKLRAELNQVRRVSQKLEDKEAELTTFSAVLAVPADVEAYSHSQYSGNDIIERRALLRVNSEMGTDFVDRRALMRLNSDMGSAPNTDMRPFRQLNVSVVDNNHGVGEFVEKEKRTPKANQYYRNSDFLLGKDRLPPETNKRQKANGGRKHSKESDYSSGHERHRNQMFKNCNNLLQRLMKHKHGWVFNEPVNAKLLGLHDYHDIIKHPMDFGTIKSRLAQNFYKSPMEFAEDVRLTFYNAMTYNPKGQDVHVMAEQLSNIFEERWSVIESESNPDWRYGMIYDANTPTPTSRTPTSRKAPHFAHAPSRTLYRSESMSLPFMNRPKPKIAPPSRTPAPKKPKAKDPNKRNMTYEEKQKLSTNLQSLPSEKLDNIVQIIKKKNTSLSQHDDEIEVDIDSVDIETLWELDRFVTNYKKSLSKHRRRAELAQQANRTVLQNPNPMTSTMEAPKENNKTRGEKSIAGSGGGEGGDNGVGSSRSSSSSSSSSDSGSSSSDSDSDSSSEDGSDADADAAHSPTS